Proteins encoded by one window of Deinococcus sp. KSM4-11:
- a CDS encoding tetratricopeptide repeat protein, with amino-acid sequence MNVRPTLISLLVLSAPLGAAAQNQPATPPAQTTPAPAVPAAPQPRTIPAANYVALGVYYYEQGKYDEAYVAFRAASELEPGNGNALLGLGRSQVKLRLYSAAIETLKKLITVDSRNISAYIALSQAYQQQYIGAGDRASVTGNLAEALRVLSDAETLAQAQTGTDRSVSLSKVWNERGYVYKLQGDGPQAIDAFKQASTLNPDNAIFLYNLGDMYYATGNLPLALDYLQQAVIADPRDPYNRAYYAKLLALSGNVTAARPEAAQAAKLAPDNAYAVGEYGVVSYLSKDTVTANAQLTAAIKLDPLRYPEFYYYLGRLNLDGGDLKSARDNLTRAAALGSNTPEYAYYLGLSYERGAGIMAPDKVKARENYQRALKLNPNYKPAQDGLARVGTS; translated from the coding sequence GTGAACGTACGCCCCACCCTCATCAGCCTGTTAGTGCTGAGTGCGCCGCTGGGTGCCGCGGCCCAGAATCAACCGGCCACGCCCCCTGCCCAGACCACGCCAGCCCCGGCTGTACCGGCTGCGCCGCAGCCCAGAACCATTCCCGCCGCGAACTACGTGGCGTTGGGCGTCTATTACTACGAGCAGGGCAAGTACGACGAGGCGTATGTGGCGTTCCGCGCCGCGTCCGAACTGGAACCCGGCAACGGCAACGCCCTGCTGGGCCTGGGCCGCTCGCAGGTGAAGCTGCGGCTGTACAGCGCCGCCATCGAGACCCTGAAGAAGCTCATCACGGTGGACAGCCGCAACATCAGCGCGTACATCGCCCTGTCGCAGGCGTACCAGCAGCAGTACATCGGGGCCGGAGACCGCGCCAGCGTGACCGGCAACCTCGCCGAGGCGCTGCGGGTGCTGAGCGACGCCGAGACGCTCGCGCAGGCCCAGACGGGCACCGACCGCAGCGTGAGCCTCAGCAAGGTCTGGAACGAGCGCGGCTACGTGTACAAACTCCAGGGCGACGGCCCGCAGGCCATCGACGCGTTCAAGCAGGCCAGCACCCTGAACCCCGACAACGCGATCTTCCTGTACAACCTGGGCGACATGTACTACGCGACCGGGAACCTGCCGCTGGCGCTGGATTACCTGCAACAGGCCGTGATCGCCGACCCGCGTGATCCCTACAACCGTGCGTACTACGCCAAGCTGCTGGCCCTGAGCGGCAACGTCACGGCGGCCCGTCCCGAGGCCGCGCAGGCCGCCAAACTCGCTCCGGACAACGCCTACGCCGTCGGCGAGTATGGAGTGGTCAGCTACCTGTCCAAAGACACGGTCACGGCCAATGCCCAGTTGACGGCCGCCATCAAACTCGACCCCCTGCGCTACCCGGAGTTCTACTACTACCTGGGCCGCCTGAACCTGGACGGCGGTGACCTGAAGTCCGCGCGTGACAACCTGACGCGCGCCGCCGCGTTGGGCAGCAACACGCCCGAATACGCGTACTACCTGGGCCTGAGCTACGAGCGGGGGGCCGGCATCATGGCGCCCGACAAGGTGAAGGCCCGTGAGAACTACCAGCGGGCACTGAAACTCAATCCGAACTACAAGCCCGCCCAGGACGGCCTGGCCCGCGTCGGCACGAGCTGA
- a CDS encoding ABC transporter ATP-binding protein, producing the protein MLDIEHLSVNYGAIQAVRDLSLTVEEGEVVTLIGANGAGKTTTLRAVSRLLRPVSGTIRFAGRDITRVPADEAVKLGIAQSPEGRQVLARQSVQDNLELGAYTRPAADMRADIKQMYERFPRLGERASQLAGTLSGGEQQMLAIARALMSRPKLLLLDEPSLGLAPIIVREIFSIIRDLNAQGVTILLVEQNARLAMNASHRTYVLEAGQITFTGNSAELVNDERVLHAYLGG; encoded by the coding sequence CTGCTCGACATCGAGCACCTGAGCGTGAACTACGGCGCGATCCAGGCGGTGCGCGACCTGTCGCTGACCGTGGAGGAGGGCGAGGTCGTGACGCTGATCGGCGCGAACGGTGCGGGCAAGACCACCACCCTGCGCGCCGTGTCGCGGCTGCTGCGGCCCGTATCGGGCACCATCCGCTTCGCCGGGCGGGACATCACGCGCGTGCCGGCCGACGAGGCCGTGAAGCTGGGCATCGCCCAGAGCCCCGAAGGGCGTCAGGTGCTCGCGCGCCAGAGCGTACAGGACAACCTCGAACTCGGGGCGTACACCCGTCCGGCGGCCGACATGCGAGCCGACATAAAGCAGATGTACGAGCGCTTTCCACGCCTGGGCGAACGCGCCTCGCAGCTCGCGGGCACGCTGTCGGGCGGCGAGCAGCAGATGCTCGCCATCGCCCGCGCGCTGATGAGCCGCCCGAAACTGCTGTTGCTGGACGAGCCCTCCCTGGGCCTCGCGCCGATCATCGTGCGCGAGATCTTCTCGATCATCCGGGATCTGAACGCACAGGGCGTGACCATCCTGCTGGTCGAGCAGAACGCCAGACTCGCCATGAACGCCTCGCACCGCACATACGTCCTCGAAGCCGGGCAGATCACGTTTACTGGCAACAGTGCCGAACTCGTGAACGACGAGCGGGTGCTGCACGCCTATCTGGGCGGCTAG
- a CDS encoding ABC transporter ATP-binding protein, translating to MTAAPVILEARNMTRRFGGLVAVNDVSFDVREGEIFGLIGPNGAGKTTLFNLMTGLTPPSSGTLSYRGQTVTGLQPNRVAALGLSRTFQNIRLFRGLSALENVKIAQHQRTHTGLWRGVFGGARAEEAQVERRAWDLLDLVGMGDRAGELAANFSYGDQRRLEIARALATGPRVLLLDEPAAGMNTSEKGQLTSFIRQVRDQFDLTVLVIEHHVPLVMNLCDRVAVLNFGQLIAVGDPASVQRDPKVIEAYLGGE from the coding sequence ATGACCGCTGCGCCCGTGATCCTAGAGGCGCGGAACATGACCCGGCGGTTCGGCGGCCTGGTCGCCGTGAACGACGTGTCCTTCGACGTGCGTGAGGGCGAGATCTTCGGCCTGATCGGCCCGAACGGCGCGGGCAAGACCACGCTGTTCAACCTGATGACCGGCCTGACGCCCCCCAGCAGCGGCACGCTGAGCTACCGGGGGCAGACGGTGACGGGCCTGCAGCCCAACCGCGTGGCGGCCCTGGGCCTGAGCCGCACCTTCCAGAACATCCGCCTGTTCCGGGGGCTGAGCGCGCTGGAGAACGTGAAAATCGCGCAGCACCAGCGCACCCACACTGGGCTGTGGCGCGGCGTGTTCGGCGGCGCGCGGGCCGAGGAGGCTCAGGTGGAACGCCGCGCGTGGGACCTGCTCGACCTGGTGGGCATGGGCGACCGGGCGGGGGAACTCGCCGCGAACTTCAGTTACGGCGACCAGCGCCGCCTGGAGATCGCCCGCGCCCTGGCGACCGGGCCGCGCGTGCTGCTCCTCGACGAGCCCGCCGCCGGCATGAACACCAGCGAGAAGGGCCAGCTAACCAGCTTCATCCGACAGGTGCGCGACCAGTTCGACCTGACCGTGCTGGTCATCGAGCACCACGTGCCGCTGGTCATGAACCTGTGCGACCGCGTGGCCGTGCTGAACTTCGGGCAGCTGATCGCAGTGGGCGACCCCGCCAGCGTGCAGCGCGATCCGAAGGTCATTGAAGCGTACTTGGGAGGTGAGTGA
- a CDS encoding branched-chain amino acid ABC transporter permease, with translation MTDFLATYGFLLVTMIQAGLLGLSLYFPLQAGQLSLASPGFYALGGYTAAIMLTNPALSGLRDSLGNGIFPLTWLVAALLAGVLGLAVGIPALRLRGIYLALATIAFVEILRVISLNLTITGGAIGIFGIPQPFGIADRWQYVFIFGPLLILALLFARQLERSRVGRGLRAIREDELAADAMGVPPTQYKVLAFVIGAVLAGIVGAMSAPLLSSWNARQGTFDASIATLAFVLIGGSRNIWGPVVGGALLTAVPEVLRFLADWRLVINGLVLVVASLYLPQGIVGALERLGRPRPPQRPAPVQPAEVKP, from the coding sequence ATGACCGATTTCCTCGCCACCTACGGCTTCCTGCTGGTCACCATGATCCAGGCGGGCCTGCTGGGCCTGAGCCTGTACTTCCCGCTCCAGGCGGGGCAACTCAGCCTCGCCAGCCCTGGGTTCTACGCGCTGGGCGGCTACACCGCGGCGATCATGCTGACCAACCCGGCGTTGTCCGGCCTGCGCGACTCGCTCGGCAACGGCATCTTCCCACTGACGTGGCTGGTCGCGGCGCTGCTGGCCGGCGTGCTGGGCCTCGCGGTGGGTATTCCGGCGCTGCGGCTGCGCGGCATCTACCTAGCGCTGGCGACCATCGCCTTTGTCGAGATCCTGCGTGTGATCAGCCTGAACCTGACCATCACCGGGGGGGCCATCGGGATCTTCGGGATTCCGCAGCCCTTCGGCATTGCCGACCGCTGGCAGTACGTCTTCATTTTCGGGCCGCTGCTGATCCTGGCGCTGCTGTTCGCGCGGCAGCTCGAACGCTCGCGGGTGGGCCGGGGGCTGCGCGCCATCCGAGAGGATGAACTCGCTGCCGATGCCATGGGCGTGCCACCAACGCAGTACAAGGTGCTCGCCTTCGTGATCGGCGCGGTGCTGGCCGGCATCGTGGGGGCCATGAGCGCGCCGCTGCTGAGTTCGTGGAACGCCCGGCAGGGCACCTTCGACGCCAGCATCGCCACGCTGGCCTTCGTGCTGATCGGCGGGTCGCGCAACATCTGGGGGCCGGTGGTGGGCGGCGCGCTGCTGACGGCCGTGCCGGAGGTGCTGCGCTTCCTGGCCGACTGGCGCCTGGTCATCAACGGGCTGGTGCTGGTCGTGGCGAGCCTGTACCTGCCGCAGGGCATCGTGGGCGCGCTGGAGCGGCTGGGCCGTCCCCGCCCGCCGCAGCGCCCCGCCCCGGTGCAGCCAGCGGAGGTCAAGCCATGA
- a CDS encoding branched-chain amino acid ABC transporter permease — protein sequence MEFSQFIQNLMNGLAIGSVYAIFALGYTLVFSILGIINFAHGAVFTLGAYFTYTLVVGQFENNGLLKGINLFPNGSPLSGHPLTFAFATLIGAILAGLVAVLIERLAFRPMRSRGADPLLALVSSLGVALVIVNLIQLLVGAEIYNFPSDAYGSTPPALSFTLGGKIVIIRTVQVIIFAVSLVMLVILGYVIGRTKIGKALRAVAENPTTASLLGISVDRFIVITFFLSGFLGGLAGTLVGTAFGVAGPYFGVVYGLKGLAVIVLGGLGSIPGAVLGGLVIGLAEAFVPAQYSAYKDAVAFALLFVILLVRPQGLLGRSAIQKV from the coding sequence ATGGAGTTCAGTCAGTTCATCCAGAACCTCATGAACGGCCTGGCAATCGGGAGCGTGTACGCGATCTTCGCGCTGGGATACACGCTGGTGTTCTCGATCCTGGGCATCATCAACTTCGCGCACGGGGCGGTGTTCACGCTGGGCGCGTATTTCACGTACACGCTGGTGGTCGGGCAGTTCGAGAACAACGGGCTGCTCAAGGGCATCAACCTGTTTCCGAACGGCTCACCGCTCTCCGGGCATCCGCTGACCTTCGCGTTCGCCACCCTGATCGGGGCGATTCTGGCCGGACTGGTCGCCGTGCTAATCGAACGCCTCGCGTTCCGGCCGATGCGGTCGCGCGGGGCCGATCCGCTGCTCGCGCTGGTCAGTTCGCTGGGAGTAGCGCTGGTCATCGTGAACCTGATCCAGCTGCTCGTCGGCGCCGAGATCTACAACTTCCCGTCGGACGCCTACGGCAGCACACCCCCGGCGCTGTCGTTCACGCTGGGCGGCAAGATCGTGATCATCCGCACCGTGCAGGTCATCATCTTCGCGGTCAGCCTGGTGATGCTGGTCATCCTGGGCTATGTGATCGGCCGCACCAAGATCGGCAAGGCGCTGCGGGCCGTCGCGGAGAACCCCACCACGGCGTCGCTGCTCGGCATCTCAGTCGACCGCTTCATCGTGATCACCTTCTTCCTGTCGGGCTTCCTGGGCGGGCTGGCCGGCACACTGGTCGGCACGGCGTTCGGGGTGGCCGGGCCGTACTTCGGGGTGGTCTATGGCCTCAAGGGCCTCGCGGTGATCGTGCTGGGCGGGCTGGGCAGCATTCCCGGCGCAGTACTGGGCGGGCTGGTCATCGGCCTGGCCGAGGCCTTCGTGCCCGCACAGTACTCGGCCTACAAGGACGCGGTGGCCTTCGCACTGCTGTTCGTCATCCTCCTCGTGCGTCCACAGGGCCTGCTGGGCCGCAGCGCGATCCAGAAGGTATGA
- a CDS encoding ABC transporter substrate-binding protein yields the protein MKRILTATLALTLGATHAQKVDTITIGVAVAQTSNTALLGQEQVIGAKFAEKFLNARGGINGTPFKLVFQDTGGDEAGTINAFQNLITKDRVVGIVGPTLSQQAFAADPIAERAKVPVLGPSNTAKGIPQIGDFIARVSAPVAVVAPNAVKQALKLDPKIKSVAVLYAQNDAFSTSETGTFQETAKAQGLNVATVQKFQTTDTDFTTQVTAVLNANVQLVIISGLAADGGNLVKQLRQLGYKGLIIGGNGLNTSNMFPVCQQLCDGVIIAQAYSPAQPSAANQVFVKEYTAQYKKAPPQFAAQAYAGVQVMVEALKAIDRKKKLNTWDLGDLRVELNKQILAGKYNTPLGPISFDKEGELNQQEFYVAQIKMKDAKNGSFVYLK from the coding sequence ATGAAGCGAATCCTGACCGCCACCCTCGCCCTGACCCTCGGCGCCACACACGCGCAGAAGGTCGACACCATCACCATCGGCGTGGCCGTGGCGCAGACGAGCAACACCGCCCTGCTGGGCCAGGAGCAGGTCATCGGCGCGAAGTTCGCCGAGAAGTTCCTGAATGCCCGTGGCGGCATCAACGGCACGCCGTTCAAGCTGGTCTTCCAGGACACCGGCGGCGACGAGGCCGGCACCATCAACGCCTTTCAGAACCTGATCACCAAGGATCGGGTCGTGGGCATCGTCGGTCCCACGCTCTCGCAGCAGGCCTTCGCGGCCGATCCCATCGCCGAACGCGCCAAGGTGCCGGTGCTGGGGCCGAGCAACACCGCCAAGGGCATCCCGCAGATCGGGGACTTCATCGCCCGCGTGTCGGCCCCGGTCGCCGTGGTCGCTCCGAACGCCGTGAAGCAGGCCCTGAAGCTCGATCCGAAGATCAAGAGCGTGGCCGTGCTGTACGCCCAGAACGACGCCTTCTCCACCTCCGAGACGGGCACCTTCCAGGAGACCGCCAAGGCCCAGGGCCTGAACGTCGCCACCGTGCAGAAGTTCCAGACGACCGACACGGACTTCACCACCCAGGTCACGGCCGTACTGAACGCGAACGTGCAGCTCGTGATCATCTCGGGCCTCGCGGCCGACGGCGGCAACCTCGTGAAGCAGCTCCGGCAGCTGGGGTACAAGGGCCTGATCATCGGCGGCAACGGTCTGAACACCTCCAACATGTTCCCGGTATGCCAGCAGCTGTGCGACGGCGTGATCATCGCCCAGGCGTACTCTCCGGCGCAGCCCAGCGCCGCCAACCAGGTGTTCGTCAAGGAATACACGGCGCAGTACAAGAAAGCGCCCCCGCAGTTCGCCGCGCAGGCCTACGCCGGCGTGCAGGTCATGGTGGAGGCCCTCAAGGCCATCGACCGCAAGAAGAAACTGAACACCTGGGACCTTGGCGACCTGCGCGTGGAGCTGAACAAGCAGATCCTCGCCGGCAAGTACAACACGCCCCTGGGCCCCATCTCCTTTGACAAGGAAGGTGAGCTGAACCAGCAGGAGTTCTACGTCGCGCAGATCAAGATGAAGGACGCGAAGAACGGCTCGTTCGTGTACCTGAAGTAA
- a CDS encoding helix-hairpin-helix domain-containing protein: MSDITRKSLVGVLKTTADLLDLLGVGDDPFRAQAFRSAARSLEGVDAEVEALAAREFAGIPKVGKAIATDLVAYVQTGIFGPLEDAASLIPAGVLSLFRVRGLGPKKIRALWDAGIDSLEGLREACRDGRVAALKGFGAKSAASFLEAVEFALSAQERQHLSTALEVTEALCRRLDGLEPRIAGDVRRGLDTVRVARVTVTAPPEAVQERLSGVVEDLAPVEGKPLFAGRVDGVPVEIAYAPTPDIRGALDLMMGGSTAYREALRAEAKGRGFDFSGRGLKGDGQVLDTPTEADAMRLLELPLRSAEYREPEHDGIWETLPPPEQLVTVSDLRGMLHTHSTWSDGAASIADMAAETVRLGHGFLGTGDHSRAAHYANGLSIERLHAQLKEVRELQAAGVPLVAGAEVDILDDGTLDYPDDVLAELDYVVASVHSLFTLDAARQTERLVRAASHPLVTILGHPTGRLLLRRPGYALDLDAVLEACAVNGTVVEINANAYRLDVDWRVALAWRDRLKFAINTDAHVPSGLKDAKYGVMVARKAGLTPAQVVNTLERDAFLTFVAQQRAGRNGSQGVSTQPMSS, from the coding sequence ATGTCCGACATCACGAGAAAATCGCTGGTGGGCGTCCTCAAGACCACCGCCGACCTGCTCGACCTGCTGGGCGTGGGCGACGATCCGTTCCGCGCGCAGGCCTTCCGCAGCGCGGCGCGCAGCCTGGAGGGCGTGGACGCCGAGGTCGAGGCGCTGGCCGCGCGGGAGTTCGCGGGCATCCCGAAGGTCGGGAAGGCCATCGCCACGGATCTGGTGGCGTACGTGCAGACCGGCATCTTCGGGCCGCTGGAGGACGCCGCGAGCCTGATTCCGGCGGGCGTGCTGAGCCTGTTCCGGGTGCGGGGGCTGGGGCCGAAGAAGATCCGCGCGCTGTGGGACGCCGGCATCGACTCGCTGGAGGGCCTGCGCGAGGCCTGCCGGGACGGACGCGTGGCGGCGCTCAAGGGCTTCGGGGCCAAGAGCGCGGCGTCCTTTCTGGAGGCGGTGGAGTTCGCCCTGAGCGCGCAGGAGCGCCAGCACCTCAGCACCGCGCTGGAGGTCACCGAGGCCCTGTGCCGGCGGCTGGACGGCCTGGAACCCCGGATCGCGGGGGACGTGCGGCGGGGCCTTGACACCGTGCGGGTGGCGCGCGTGACCGTGACTGCCCCGCCCGAGGCCGTGCAGGAACGCCTGAGCGGCGTGGTCGAGGATCTGGCCCCCGTCGAGGGCAAACCGCTGTTCGCCGGGCGGGTGGACGGCGTGCCGGTGGAGATCGCCTACGCGCCCACACCGGACATCCGCGGAGCGCTCGACCTGATGATGGGCGGCAGCACTGCGTACCGCGAGGCCCTGCGCGCCGAGGCGAAGGGCAGAGGCTTCGACTTCAGCGGGCGCGGCCTGAAGGGGGACGGGCAGGTGCTCGACACGCCCACCGAAGCGGACGCCATGCGCCTGCTGGAGCTGCCCCTACGCTCTGCCGAGTACCGCGAGCCGGAGCATGACGGCATCTGGGAAACCCTCCCCCCGCCTGAGCAGCTCGTCACAGTGTCCGACCTGCGCGGCATGCTGCACACCCACTCCACATGGTCCGACGGCGCGGCCAGCATCGCCGACATGGCCGCCGAGACCGTCCGGCTGGGCCACGGGTTCCTGGGCACCGGTGACCACTCGCGCGCCGCGCACTACGCGAACGGCCTGAGCATCGAGCGGCTGCACGCCCAGCTGAAGGAAGTCCGAGAGCTGCAGGCGGCCGGCGTGCCCCTGGTGGCGGGGGCGGAGGTGGACATTCTCGACGACGGCACCCTGGATTACCCGGACGACGTGCTGGCGGAACTCGATTACGTGGTCGCCAGCGTGCACAGCCTGTTCACGCTGGACGCCGCCCGGCAGACCGAGCGCCTCGTCCGCGCGGCCAGCCACCCGCTCGTGACCATCCTAGGCCACCCGACGGGCCGCCTGCTGCTGCGCCGCCCCGGCTACGCGCTCGACCTGGACGCGGTGCTGGAAGCCTGCGCCGTGAACGGCACGGTCGTGGAGATCAACGCCAACGCCTACCGCCTGGACGTGGACTGGCGCGTCGCCCTGGCGTGGCGGGATCGTCTGAAGTTCGCCATCAACACCGATGCCCACGTGCCCAGCGGCCTGAAAGACGCGAAGTACGGCGTGATGGTCGCGCGCAAGGCCGGGCTGACCCCGGCACAGGTGGTGAACACGCTGGAGCGCGACGCCTTCCTGACGTTCGTGGCGCAGCAGCGCGCGGGACGGAACGGATCCCAGGGCGTGTCCACGCAGCCCATGTCAAGTTGA
- a CDS encoding histidinol-phosphatase HisJ family protein, with translation MSSPLFDSHMHTPLCGHATGTPREYAQAALDAGLDGICFTDHSPMPAWYDAPWRMRQDQLAQYIDDVCAVQQEFAGRLDIRLGLEADFHPGTERFVEGLLGAHPWDYVIGSIHYLGAWGFDNPEFVAEYESRDLTGLYRDYYALAEGAARSGLFDSIGHLDLPKKFGHRDPDGAAALHALDVIAAHGLSLDFNTAGWRKPVHEAYPAPDLTRLAAERHIPFVLGSDAHRPDEVGYHFTEAMKQIHDVDGRIVTYRGRTRHG, from the coding sequence ATGTCCTCCCCGCTGTTCGATTCGCACATGCACACGCCCCTGTGCGGGCACGCGACCGGCACGCCCCGCGAGTACGCCCAGGCCGCCCTGGACGCCGGGCTGGACGGCATCTGCTTTACCGACCACAGCCCGATGCCCGCGTGGTACGACGCGCCGTGGCGCATGCGGCAGGATCAGCTCGCGCAGTACATCGACGACGTCTGCGCCGTGCAGCAGGAGTTTGCCGGGCGGCTAGACATCCGTCTGGGTCTGGAGGCAGACTTCCACCCCGGCACCGAACGGTTTGTGGAGGGCCTCCTTGGCGCGCATCCCTGGGATTACGTGATCGGCAGCATTCATTACCTGGGCGCGTGGGGCTTCGACAACCCGGAGTTCGTGGCCGAGTACGAGTCGCGCGACCTGACGGGCCTGTACCGTGACTACTACGCGCTGGCCGAGGGCGCGGCGAGAAGCGGCCTGTTCGACTCGATCGGGCACCTCGACCTGCCCAAGAAATTCGGGCACCGCGATCCGGACGGCGCGGCCGCGCTGCACGCGCTGGACGTGATCGCCGCGCACGGCCTGAGCCTGGACTTCAATACCGCCGGGTGGCGTAAGCCCGTGCACGAGGCGTACCCCGCCCCCGACCTGACCCGGCTGGCCGCCGAGCGGCACATTCCCTTCGTGCTGGGCAGCGACGCGCACCGGCCCGATGAGGTCGGCTACCACTTCACCGAGGCCATGAAGCAGATCCACGACGTGGATGGCCGGATCGTGACCTACCGGGGACGGACACGGCACGGCTGA
- a CDS encoding DNA-binding protein — translation MAKTTVDLSVPKTVQANAKRGLELRAEHGFGGTKVGEATARLLAAGGTVTARKVRHISRYFPRHSVDNLDQNGKDGKPPSRGYIAWLLWGGDAGRTWSEGVVKALDEQAQA, via the coding sequence ATGGCGAAGACGACAGTGGATCTCAGCGTCCCGAAGACCGTGCAGGCCAACGCGAAACGCGGCCTGGAACTGCGGGCCGAGCACGGCTTCGGCGGCACGAAGGTGGGCGAGGCGACCGCGCGTCTGCTCGCGGCCGGGGGCACGGTCACGGCCCGCAAGGTTAGGCACATCAGCCGGTATTTCCCCCGGCATTCGGTTGATAATCTCGACCAGAATGGCAAAGACGGCAAGCCACCTTCGCGCGGGTACATCGCATGGCTGCTGTGGGGCGGAGATGCCGGACGCACATGGAGCGAAGGGGTCGTCAAGGCGCTGGACGAGCAGGCGCAGGCGTGA
- a CDS encoding VOC family protein yields the protein MSGQLKNLTLAVRDPAASRAFYRSVFGLLDAERASPEFVMLDAGGLTLILQPLDASGAQERPGGVELGFAVPDVAAARDALLAAGAPVGELQRMGWGEAVDARDLDGHALTVYRQRE from the coding sequence GTGAGCGGCCAGCTCAAGAACCTGACGCTGGCCGTGCGTGACCCGGCGGCGTCGCGCGCTTTCTACCGCTCGGTGTTCGGCCTGCTCGACGCGGAGCGGGCCTCGCCGGAGTTCGTGATGCTCGACGCGGGCGGCCTGACCCTGATCCTCCAGCCGCTGGACGCGAGTGGCGCGCAGGAACGGCCGGGCGGGGTGGAACTGGGCTTCGCGGTGCCAGATGTGGCCGCCGCACGGGACGCCCTGCTGGCGGCGGGCGCGCCGGTGGGCGAGCTGCAGCGCATGGGCTGGGGTGAGGCCGTCGATGCCCGCGACCTGGACGGGCACGCGCTGACCGTCTACCGGCAGCGGGAGTAG
- a CDS encoding EamA family transporter → MRAPVTLPPLNARALALALLITFIWGVNFIVIKWSVAGAPPLLVAALRFMVAAFPAVFFVPRPQMPARLLWGYGLTVGVVQFGLLYLAIQLGMSAGLGSLLMQMQAFFTALLAARVFGERIQPWQAVGMAVAFAGMGVIGALSGGDLTLVSLLLTLVAALGWAVSNLLVRASGGANMFSLVVWSALIPPIPLTLLAGITGGWAAVGHTLMHSGPGFWAAIVFMGLGNTVLGFGVWAALIQRHGAARVAPLSLLVPVFGLIASALAFHEAFPPGKALGAALVFAGLVLHVFGRRWWPARTVPA, encoded by the coding sequence ATGCGCGCGCCCGTGACCCTGCCCCCCCTGAATGCCCGCGCGCTGGCGCTGGCGTTGCTGATCACGTTCATCTGGGGCGTGAATTTTATCGTCATCAAGTGGTCGGTGGCCGGGGCTCCGCCGCTGCTGGTCGCCGCGCTGAGATTCATGGTCGCGGCCTTTCCCGCCGTGTTCTTCGTGCCGCGCCCGCAGATGCCCGCACGACTGCTGTGGGGCTACGGACTGACGGTCGGCGTGGTGCAGTTCGGACTGCTTTACCTAGCGATCCAGCTCGGCATGAGCGCCGGCCTGGGCTCGCTGCTGATGCAGATGCAGGCGTTCTTCACGGCGCTGCTCGCCGCGCGCGTCTTCGGGGAACGCATTCAGCCGTGGCAGGCGGTGGGCATGGCCGTGGCCTTCGCCGGGATGGGCGTGATCGGTGCCCTGTCCGGCGGTGATCTCACGCTGGTCAGCCTGCTCCTGACGCTGGTGGCCGCGCTGGGCTGGGCCGTCAGCAACCTGCTGGTGCGGGCGTCGGGCGGGGCGAACATGTTCTCGCTGGTCGTGTGGAGCGCCCTGATTCCGCCTATTCCACTCACGCTGCTGGCCGGTATCACGGGCGGCTGGGCGGCCGTGGGTCACACCCTCATGCACTCCGGCCCTGGCTTCTGGGCGGCCATCGTGTTCATGGGCCTGGGGAACACCGTACTGGGCTTCGGGGTGTGGGCGGCGCTCATCCAGCGGCACGGCGCGGCCCGGGTCGCGCCGCTGTCGCTGCTGGTCCCGGTGTTCGGATTGATCGCCAGCGCCCTGGCCTTTCACGAGGCGTTTCCGCCCGGCAAGGCCCTCGGCGCGGCGCTGGTCTTCGCAGGGCTGGTGCTGCATGTGTTCGGCCGGCGGTGGTGGCCCGCGCGAACCGTGCCGGCGTGA